A region from the Bos indicus x Bos taurus breed Angus x Brahman F1 hybrid chromosome 9, Bos_hybrid_MaternalHap_v2.0, whole genome shotgun sequence genome encodes:
- the LOC113898756 gene encoding UL16-binding protein 3-like: protein MGLLQNLPSPAFSFTDTHSLFYNFTVDPHPRAGEPWCVVQGQVDGNFFLSYDCGGTKIQSTSPLGEEVKTMNTWETQTEPLRNIGDFLKGQLPDIIPEKRTARGPLTLQARMTCQCEEDGHISGSWQFGFNGEMCLRFDSENGHWTEVHSGGRRMKEKWEKDRAVTDFFKNVSMGDCQTWLQDLIVSLEKMLKTSASPTTVPRTVQPTAPTSNHITKIILGVLTGFIIISIVAWIIHKNRRQCSQEAPDRCSVGLRTQSLLGCFCSPAFTLKPRDQTLGIPSLSTSYDDTVAAPSRVSCHI, encoded by the exons ATGGGTCTTCTCCAGAACCTGCCCTCACCTGCATTTTCCTTCACAGACACTCACTCTCTTTTCTACAACTTCACCGTCGATCCTCACCCCAGAGCTGGAGAGCCGTGGTGTGTGGTTCAAGGCCAGGTCGATgggaatttttttctctcctatgaCTGTGGTGGCACCAAGATCCAATCCACAAGTCCATTGGGAGAGGAGGTGAAAACTATGAACACTTGGGAAACACAGACAGAACCACTGAGAAACATCGGGGACTTCCTCAAGGGGCAATTGCCTGACATTATACCGGAAAAACGCACGGCCAGAG GCCCTCTGACCCTGCAGGCCAGGATGACGTGCCAGTGTGAAGAGGATGGACACATCAGTGGATCCTGGCAGTTCGGCTTCAATGGAGAAATGTGCCTCCGCTTTGATTCAGAAAATGGACACTGGACAGAGGTTCATTCTGGAGGGAGGCGGATGAAGGAGAAGTGGGAGAAGGACAGAGCTGTGACCGACTTCTTCAAGAACGTCTCCATGGGAGACTGTCAGACCTGGCTTCAGGATCTTATAGTGTCCTTGGAGAAAATGTTGAAGACCTCAG CATCACCGACCACAGTCCCCCGTACAGTGCAGCCGACGGCCCCAACCAGCAATCACATAACCAAGATCATCCTTGGAGTTCTCACCGGTTTCATCATAATAAGCATCGTAGCGTGGATCATTCATAAGAACAG gAGACAGTGCTCCCAGGAAGCCCCTGACAGGTGCTCTGTTGGCCTCAGGACTCAGTCTTTGCTTGGCTGCTTTTGTTCTCCTGCGTTCACTTTAAAGCCAAGAGATCAGACCTTAGGAATCCCAAGTCTGTCTACCAGTTATGATgacacagtggctgcaccatctcGAGTCTCTTGTCACATCTAA